GATCCCTATACCACAAGGGTTCATGTGTTTCACCGCTACAACTGCCGGTTCCGAATATTCTCTAGAAATTCGAATCGCTGCATCCGCATCCCGAATATTGTTATAGGATAATTCTTTTCCATGCAGCTGCTGTGCACTAGCGATTGAAAAAGCCGTTGGTAAAGCATCTTGATAAAAGGTTGCTTGTTGATGACTATTTTCACCATATCGCAGTGATTGCTTTAATTCATAAGTCAACGTAAGTGATTCAGGTTCTACCTCACCGACTAAATCTGTCAGATATTCCGCAATCAATGCATCATATGCAGCCGTATGACGAAAAACCTTGGCCGCCAATTTTTTTCTGGTAGAAAGAGCTGTCTGTCCATTTTCTTTCAGCTCAGACAAAATCAATGGGTAATCTGCGGGATCAACAACAACAGTGACTGCCTGATGATTTTTAGCAGCACTTCGTAACATGCTAGGACCACCAATATCAATATTTTCGATCGCTTCTTCTTCTGTGACATTTTCTTTTAAAATCGTTTCTTTAAACGGATATAAATTCACACAAACAAAATCGATCGGTCGAATGTCATGCTGCTCCATTGCTTCCATATGAGAAGGCACGTCGCGACGTCCTAATAATCCGCCATGAATGTTAGGATGCAGTGTTTTGACCCGTCCGTCCATCATTTCTGGAAAACCAGTTACTTCATCAATTGAGAGAGTCGGAAGACCAGCTTGATCAAGAGTTGCTTTCGTCCCTCCAGTAGAAATAATTTCGATCCCCAGTGCAATCAATCCCTCTACAAAAGAAACGATCCCTGTTTTATCTGAAACGCTGACCAGTGCTCTTCTTTTCATCATAAAAAACTCTCTCCTTGTTGTGATTTAATTATTTGTGCTAAAACAGTTGGATACAAACGATGCTCAACTGCATGAATTTTTTTCTCCAGATCGCTCAATGTATCGGCAGCTTCAATAGCCACAGATTCTTGAGCAATGATCGGACCTGTATCCACGCCAGCATCAACAAAATGAATCGTCACTCCCGTTTTTTTCACGCCACTTTCAAAAGCATCTTTGATGCCTGTTAAACCGGGAAAATCTGGCAGCAGCGACGGATGAACATTGATGATTCTATTTGCAAAAACTTCCAATAATGTCGCTCCAATAATTCTCATATAACCTGCCAAAATAATCAAATCGATTTGTTCTTCTTCAAGTAGATGGAGCAACTCCGCCTCATAAATCTCTTTTGATTCAAAATCCTTAGGTGAAAAAGAAATAACAGGAATCGATAAAGTTCGTGCCCGCTGAATCACATAGGCATCCTTTTTATCACAAAATAACAAACTGATTTCTCCTGGGATCGTTCCTGCTTCAACTGCTTCTGCAATCACTTGAAAATTACTGCCATTTCCTGAAGCAAATACAGCTAATTTCATTTTCACACCTCTTTAAATAGAATCGGCTGATTTTCTCTTCGCAATACTTTTCCAATGACATAGCCCGTTTCGCCAACCTCACTTAAAATAACTTGAACATCGTCAACCTTTTGCGGTGAAACAGCTAACACCATTCCAATTCCCATATTGAAGATCTCAAACATTTCCGATTCAGGTATTTGTCCATATTTTTCAAGCGTTGTAAATATTGGTAACTTAGGCCATGAATCTAATTGAATCTCTGCACATAGCTCTTTTGGCAACATACGTGGAATATTCTCCACAAAGCCGCCTCCTGTAATATGCGCTGCGCCATTTAGTAACCCTTGTTTAATTAAAGGCAGCATAGCTTTGGCATAGATTTTAGTTGGTTTCAATAACTCATCTGACAATTGCGTTTCATTCAACTCCGGAATGATCGACGTGCCTGTAAGCGCGTGTTTTTCAAAAAAGATTTTACGAACAAGGGAATAGCCATTCGAATGGATACCGCTTGCCGGTAAACCAATCAAAATATCTCCTGTCTTTACTGAATCGCCGGTTATTACTTGACTTTTTTCTGCAACACCGACTGCAAAACCTGCTAAATCATATTCTGACTCGTCGTACATCCCCGGCATCTCAGCCGTTTCACCGCCAATCAATGCAGCTCCTGCTTGAAGACACCCGTCGGCAACTCCAGCAACAACTTTTTCTAAACGTTCTGGAACATTTTTTCCAGTTGCTATATAGTCAAGAAAATATAGTGGTTCCGCTCCTTGTGCGACAATATCATTCACGCACATTGCCACACAATCGATCCCGATCGTATCATGTCGATCCGCCTCAAGTGCGACCATCAATTTTGTTCCTACCCCGTCTGTTCCCGAAATCAAGACAGGCTCCTTCACATCCACCATACTCAAGTCAAAACATCCGCCAAAGCCTCCAAGAGCACCCATCACACCAGCGCGTTCGGTTCGTTTCACATGTTTTTTTATTCTTTCAACTACTTCATAACCAGCCTCAACATCTACACCAGCTTTTGCATAGGCATTTGCCATCTGTGTTCCTCCTGTCATTTGAGTTACAGTTGCTTTAAACAAAACTAATTTTGTCCTTTAAAGATTTTCGATAAGTCGTTTCATAATCATATAAAGGCGTTGGATAATCACCATTGAAATAAGCCATGCACAGTCCTGAATACGGTGCATCATAGTTTAAACCGATCGCATCGATCAAGCCTTGTTCACTTAAAAAACTCAAAGAATCTGCAGTGATCAATTGTTCGATTTCAGAGACTGAATGATTGGCTGCAATCAATTCTTTTCTTGTTTGTATATCTATCCCATAAAAACAAGGAAATTTTAACGGCGGTGATGCAATTCGAACATGAACTTCTTTTGCCCCTGCATCTTTTAACAGTTGAACGATACGGCGGCTCGTCGTTCCTCTCACGATCGAATCATCGACCATCACTACTCGCTTTCCTTCGACCACGCCTCTTACAGCCGAAAGCTTCATCCGAACACCCTGTTCTCTTAATTCCTGAGTCGGTTGAATAAATGTTCGTGCAATATATTGATTTTTGACTAAACCCATTTCATAAGGAATCCCGCTGGCTTCTGCATAGCCGCTCGCGGCAGAAAGCGATGAATTAGGAACACCGACGACCATATCTGCTTCAACTGGTGCTTCGATCGCTAAACGTTTTCCCATATTTTTTCTCGCTGTATGAACGTTCACACCGGCAATATTAGAATCCGGTCGGGCAAAGTAAATATACTCCATTGAACAAATCGAATATTGAGTGTCATCTGTATATGTCTCAACTTTATACCCGTTGTCATCAATGATGATCACTTCTCCTGGACCAACATCTCTGATAAAAGCAGCACCAATCACTTCTAATGCACAGGTCTCACTGGCGATCACATATGCACCGTTTTTCATTTGACC
This sequence is a window from Enterococcus wangshanyuanii. Protein-coding genes within it:
- the purH gene encoding bifunctional phosphoribosylaminoimidazolecarboxamide formyltransferase/IMP cyclohydrolase, which produces MMKRRALVSVSDKTGIVSFVEGLIALGIEIISTGGTKATLDQAGLPTLSIDEVTGFPEMMDGRVKTLHPNIHGGLLGRRDVPSHMEAMEQHDIRPIDFVCVNLYPFKETILKENVTEEEAIENIDIGGPSMLRSAAKNHQAVTVVVDPADYPLILSELKENGQTALSTRKKLAAKVFRHTAAYDALIAEYLTDLVGEVEPESLTLTYELKQSLRYGENSHQQATFYQDALPTAFSIASAQQLHGKELSYNNIRDADAAIRISREYSEPAVVAVKHMNPCGIGIGQTIDEAYQYAYEADPVSIFGGIIVLNREVDISVAEKMHQLFLEIIIAPSFSEEALELLSKKKNLRLMTLDFSKKDQALKDEKISVLGGLLIQNQDVITETKDDWQVVTKRVPSEKELAALEFAWKAVKHVKSNAIVVANNHQTLGIGAGQMNRVGSVQIAIEQAGAAIEEAVLASDAFFPMGDSVAYAGDHGIKAIIQPGGSIKDQESIDMADKYGIAMVFTDVRHFRH
- the purN gene encoding phosphoribosylglycinamide formyltransferase; its protein translation is MKLAVFASGNGSNFQVIAEAVEAGTIPGEISLLFCDKKDAYVIQRARTLSIPVISFSPKDFESKEIYEAELLHLLEEEQIDLIILAGYMRIIGATLLEVFANRIINVHPSLLPDFPGLTGIKDAFESGVKKTGVTIHFVDAGVDTGPIIAQESVAIEAADTLSDLEKKIHAVEHRLYPTVLAQIIKSQQGESFL
- the purM gene encoding phosphoribosylformylglycinamidine cyclo-ligase; the encoded protein is MANAYAKAGVDVEAGYEVVERIKKHVKRTERAGVMGALGGFGGCFDLSMVDVKEPVLISGTDGVGTKLMVALEADRHDTIGIDCVAMCVNDIVAQGAEPLYFLDYIATGKNVPERLEKVVAGVADGCLQAGAALIGGETAEMPGMYDESEYDLAGFAVGVAEKSQVITGDSVKTGDILIGLPASGIHSNGYSLVRKIFFEKHALTGTSIIPELNETQLSDELLKPTKIYAKAMLPLIKQGLLNGAAHITGGGFVENIPRMLPKELCAEIQLDSWPKLPIFTTLEKYGQIPESEMFEIFNMGIGMVLAVSPQKVDDVQVILSEVGETGYVIGKVLRRENQPILFKEV
- the purF gene encoding amidophosphoribosyltransferase; protein product: MSYEVKSLNEECGVFGIWGHPDAARVTYFGLHSLQHRGQEGAGIVSNHEGKLNGYRGLGLLSEVFKDDRSLTALNGESAIGHVRYATAGNGSVDNIQPFLFKFYDSSCGLAHNGNLTNAKSLRKELEKDGAIFHSNSDTEILMHLIRRSKKETFIEQLKEGLRTVKGGFAYLLMTETAMIAALDPNAFRPLSIGQMKNGAYVIASETCALEVIGAAFIRDVGPGEVIIIDDNGYKVETYTDDTQYSICSMEYIYFARPDSNIAGVNVHTARKNMGKRLAIEAPVEADMVVGVPNSSLSAASGYAEASGIPYEMGLVKNQYIARTFIQPTQELREQGVRMKLSAVRGVVEGKRVVMVDDSIVRGTTSRRIVQLLKDAGAKEVHVRIASPPLKFPCFYGIDIQTRKELIAANHSVSEIEQLITADSLSFLSEQGLIDAIGLNYDAPYSGLCMAYFNGDYPTPLYDYETTYRKSLKDKISFV